One genomic segment of Pseudomonas fortuita includes these proteins:
- the secG gene encoding preprotein translocase subunit SecG translates to MLETVIVVFHLLAALSLVVLVLLQQGKGAEAGASFGAGASNTVFGSQGSATFLSKFTAILAATFFLTALGLGYFAKQQAHQLSQAGLPDPAVLEVKEPQKPAVNDDVPVLQQQKSETTNNTGDVPPPAQEQK, encoded by the coding sequence ATGCTGGAAACAGTCATCGTTGTTTTTCATCTGTTGGCAGCGCTGTCGCTTGTAGTGCTGGTTCTGTTGCAACAGGGTAAGGGTGCGGAAGCAGGTGCATCTTTCGGCGCGGGTGCTTCAAACACCGTGTTCGGGAGCCAAGGCTCTGCAACGTTCCTAAGTAAATTCACTGCTATACTCGCTGCCACTTTCTTTTTGACAGCACTTGGGTTAGGATACTTCGCGAAGCAACAAGCTCACCAGCTTAGCCAAGCAGGTCTTCCAGATCCAGCAGTGCTAGAAGTGAAAGAGCCGCAAAAACCGGCAGTTAATGATGATGTACCGGTGCTCCAACAGCAGAAGAGCGAAACCACCAATAACACTGGTGATGTACCTCCTCCGGCTCAAGAGCAGAAGTAA
- a CDS encoding VOC family protein — protein sequence MSELPARPGRLNGLRHIALLVPNLEECERFYVDVLGMEVLNRANEDLVYLTCGNDNLSLGRGAGAANGLQTLDHYGFIVDSVEELEAWYQYFKAHGVTLLDRPFNHGDGARSFHLLDPAGNKVQPLYHPAVSGQRLV from the coding sequence ATGTCTGAATTGCCCGCACGTCCTGGCCGCCTGAATGGCCTGCGCCATATCGCCTTGCTGGTACCCAACCTGGAGGAATGCGAGCGCTTCTACGTCGATGTGCTGGGGATGGAAGTACTGAACCGCGCCAATGAAGACCTGGTGTACCTCACCTGCGGCAACGACAACCTTTCGTTGGGGCGTGGGGCGGGGGCGGCCAATGGGCTGCAGACTCTGGATCACTATGGGTTCATTGTGGACAGCGTGGAGGAGCTGGAAGCGTGGTACCAATACTTCAAGGCCCATGGCGTGACCTTGCTCGACCGGCCGTTCAACCATGGTGACGGGGCGCGCAGCTTCCACTTGCTGGACCCGGCGGGGAACAAGGTGCAGCCGCTGTACCACCCGGCGGTGTCGGGGCAGCGGTTGGTCTGA
- a CDS encoding putative quinol monooxygenase: MYSLFIKTRVKPGCAEAFLAAIKVNAAASVASEPGCLVFDVSQDRVDPELIYLYEIYRDDAAYEAHTQTAHFRDSRPLVEPLIAEQECIESDVIARNPVY, from the coding sequence GTGTATAGCCTGTTCATCAAGACCCGTGTAAAGCCTGGTTGCGCGGAGGCCTTTCTGGCAGCGATCAAGGTCAATGCCGCCGCTTCCGTCGCCAGCGAGCCAGGCTGCCTGGTGTTCGATGTGTCGCAGGACCGGGTCGACCCAGAGCTTATTTACCTGTACGAAATCTATCGCGACGATGCCGCGTATGAAGCCCATACCCAGACCGCGCACTTTCGCGACAGCCGCCCACTGGTAGAACCGCTGATCGCCGAGCAGGAATGCATCGAAAGCGATGTGATCGCACGCAACCCGGTGTACTAG
- a CDS encoding BON domain-containing protein has translation MKKFAIAAATATALTLTMANAAFAQQSTQAPMTLAAGEVTKAKEATSDTWITTKVKSDLLTEKGIPGSDIKVETNKGVVSLSSTTAVTESQKEMAIAITKKIKGVKAVSADGLKAE, from the coding sequence ATGAAGAAGTTCGCCATTGCTGCCGCTACTGCTACCGCTCTGACCCTGACCATGGCTAACGCGGCATTCGCCCAACAGTCCACCCAGGCCCCGATGACGCTTGCGGCCGGTGAGGTGACCAAAGCCAAGGAAGCCACTTCCGATACCTGGATCACCACCAAGGTCAAATCGGACCTGCTGACTGAGAAAGGCATCCCGGGTTCCGACATCAAGGTTGAAACCAACAAAGGCGTCGTGTCGCTGTCGTCGACCACCGCCGTGACCGAATCGCAGAAAGAAATGGCGATTGCTATCACCAAGAAAATCAAAGGCGTGAAGGCCGTTTCGGCCGATGGCCTGAAAGCCGAATAA
- the tpiA gene encoding triose-phosphate isomerase: MRRPMVAGNWKMHGTRASVAELTEGLSNLALPSEVEVAVFPSALFINQVIDGLAGKEITVGAQNSAVQPEQGALTGEVAPEQLVEAGCKLVLVGHSERRQIIGETDEVLNRKFAAAQAKGLKPVLCIGETLEEREAGKTLEVVGRQLSSIIEAFGVKAFANAVIAYEPVWAIGTGLTATPQQAQDVHAAIRSQLAAEDAEVAAKVQLLYGGSVKAANAAELFGMPDIDGGLIGGASLNADEFGAICRAAGN, encoded by the coding sequence ATGCGTCGCCCTATGGTAGCTGGTAACTGGAAGATGCACGGTACCCGCGCTAGCGTCGCTGAGCTGACCGAAGGCTTGAGCAATCTCGCCTTGCCGAGCGAAGTGGAAGTCGCAGTGTTTCCATCGGCCCTGTTCATCAATCAAGTGATCGATGGCCTGGCGGGTAAAGAAATTACTGTCGGTGCACAGAATTCTGCTGTACAACCCGAACAGGGTGCGCTGACCGGGGAAGTTGCTCCGGAGCAGCTGGTCGAGGCAGGTTGCAAGTTGGTGTTGGTTGGCCATTCGGAGCGTCGCCAGATCATTGGTGAAACCGACGAAGTGCTCAATCGCAAGTTTGCAGCGGCCCAGGCCAAAGGTTTGAAGCCAGTGCTTTGCATAGGGGAAACCCTTGAAGAGCGCGAGGCTGGCAAAACGCTTGAAGTTGTCGGGCGTCAACTAAGCAGTATCATCGAGGCATTCGGTGTTAAGGCTTTTGCCAATGCAGTAATTGCCTATGAGCCTGTATGGGCCATCGGCACCGGCCTCACGGCCACGCCACAGCAGGCCCAGGATGTGCACGCCGCCATCCGCAGCCAGCTGGCGGCAGAAGATGCTGAAGTAGCTGCGAAGGTGCAGTTGCTCTACGGCGGCAGCGTGAAGGCGGCCAATGCGGCCGAACTGTTCGGCATGCCGGATATCGATGGGGGTCTCATTGGTGGGGCTTCCCTGAACGCAGACGAATTCGGTGCAATTTGTCGCGCCGCAGGAAACTGA
- the infB gene encoding translation initiation factor IF-2, giving the protein MTQVTVKELAQEVEAPVERLLQQMREAGLPHTDAGQVVTDNEKQTLLTHLKSSHKSKAEEPRKITLQRKTTSTLRVAGSKSISVEVRKKKVFVQRSPEEIQAEQKREVEERRAAENAARDKVDADVRQRNEDQARRQAANSAVAAPAPAAKPEPAPAAAPAPVVADAPASEDAAARAAERKKDETRRNESRTRDDDRRRGEAPRVSIKVKVKEKEKAPTPRAAPRTTDEESDGARRGRGGKGKLKKRNQHGFQNPTGPVIRDVTIGETITVSELANQMSVKGAEVVKFMFKMGTPVTINQVLDQETAQLIAEELGHKVTLVSDTALEDSLAESLKFEGQTESRAPVVTVMGHVDHGKTSLLDYIRRAKVAAGEAGGITQHIGAYHVETDRGMVTFLDTPGHAAFTQMRARGAKATDIVILVVAADDGVMPQTREAVQHAKAAGVPLVVAVNKIDKPGADLDRIRNELSVEGVTSEDWGGDTPFVKVSAKMGTGVDELLEAVLLQAEILELTATPTAPGRGVVVESRLDKGRGPVATILVQDGTLRQGDMVLCGSNYGRVRAMLDENGKPVKEAGPSIPVEILGLDGTPEAGDELSVVADEKKAREVAMFRQGKYREVKLARAHAGKLENIFETMGQEEKKTLNIVLKTDVRGSLEALNGSLAGLGNDEVQVRVIGGGVGGITESDANLALASNAVLFGFNVRADAGARKIVEQEGLDMRYYNVIYDIIEDVKKALTGMLGSDVRENILGVAEVRDVFRSPKFGAIAGCMVIEGTVYRNRPIRVLREDVVIFEGELESLRRFKDDAAEVRSGMECGIGVKSYNDVKVGDKIEVFEKVQVARTL; this is encoded by the coding sequence ATGACGCAAGTCACGGTGAAAGAACTGGCCCAAGAGGTCGAGGCACCGGTAGAGCGCCTGCTGCAGCAGATGCGTGAGGCAGGTCTGCCGCACACCGACGCCGGTCAGGTAGTGACCGACAATGAGAAGCAGACCCTGTTGACTCATTTGAAGAGCAGCCACAAGAGCAAGGCGGAAGAACCGCGCAAGATTACCTTGCAGCGCAAAACCACCAGCACCCTGCGTGTCGCCGGTAGCAAGAGCATCAGCGTAGAAGTACGCAAGAAGAAAGTATTCGTGCAGCGCAGCCCGGAAGAAATCCAGGCTGAGCAGAAGCGTGAAGTGGAAGAGCGCCGCGCGGCTGAAAACGCCGCTCGCGACAAGGTTGACGCCGATGTTCGCCAGCGCAACGAAGATCAGGCTCGCCGTCAGGCAGCCAACTCTGCTGTAGCCGCCCCTGCGCCTGCCGCCAAGCCAGAGCCGGCACCTGCCGCTGCCCCGGCCCCGGTAGTCGCCGACGCCCCGGCCTCCGAAGACGCTGCAGCCCGTGCTGCCGAGCGCAAGAAGGACGAGACCCGTCGCAACGAAAGCCGCACCCGTGATGACGACCGTCGTCGTGGCGAGGCGCCTCGTGTGTCGATCAAGGTCAAGGTCAAGGAAAAGGAAAAGGCGCCGACTCCGCGTGCTGCTCCGCGTACCACCGACGAAGAGAGCGATGGCGCTCGTCGCGGCCGTGGTGGCAAGGGCAAGCTGAAGAAGCGTAACCAGCATGGTTTCCAGAACCCGACCGGCCCCGTCATCCGTGACGTGACCATCGGCGAGACCATCACGGTTTCCGAACTGGCCAACCAGATGTCCGTCAAGGGCGCTGAAGTCGTCAAGTTCATGTTCAAGATGGGCACCCCGGTTACCATCAACCAGGTGCTCGACCAGGAAACCGCTCAGCTGATCGCAGAAGAGCTGGGTCACAAGGTCACCCTGGTCAGCGATACCGCCCTGGAAGACTCCCTGGCCGAATCGCTGAAATTCGAAGGCCAGACCGAGTCGCGTGCGCCGGTGGTCACTGTCATGGGTCACGTTGACCATGGTAAGACCTCGCTGCTCGACTACATCCGTCGTGCCAAGGTTGCCGCTGGCGAAGCCGGTGGTATCACCCAGCACATCGGTGCCTACCACGTGGAAACCGATCGTGGCATGGTCACCTTCCTCGACACCCCGGGCCACGCAGCTTTCACCCAGATGCGTGCACGCGGTGCCAAGGCGACCGACATCGTCATCCTGGTGGTGGCAGCGGACGACGGCGTGATGCCACAAACCCGCGAAGCCGTTCAGCATGCCAAGGCAGCTGGCGTTCCGTTGGTAGTTGCGGTGAACAAGATCGACAAGCCAGGTGCTGACCTCGATCGCATCCGCAACGAACTGTCTGTCGAAGGTGTTACTTCCGAGGACTGGGGTGGTGACACTCCATTCGTCAAGGTTTCGGCGAAGATGGGTACCGGCGTCGACGAACTGCTCGAAGCCGTCCTGCTGCAGGCCGAGATCCTCGAGCTGACCGCAACCCCGACCGCTCCAGGTCGTGGCGTGGTCGTCGAATCGCGCCTGGACAAGGGCCGTGGCCCAGTGGCCACCATCCTGGTTCAGGACGGTACCCTGCGTCAGGGCGACATGGTGCTGTGCGGCTCCAACTATGGCCGCGTGCGTGCCATGCTGGACGAGAACGGCAAGCCTGTGAAGGAAGCCGGCCCGTCTATCCCGGTCGAGATCCTCGGCCTGGACGGTACTCCGGAAGCCGGTGACGAGCTGTCCGTGGTTGCTGACGAGAAGAAAGCCCGCGAAGTTGCCATGTTCCGTCAAGGCAAATACCGTGAGGTCAAGCTGGCCCGTGCTCATGCGGGCAAGCTGGAAAACATCTTCGAGACCATGGGTCAGGAAGAGAAGAAGACCCTCAACATCGTCCTCAAGACCGATGTGCGTGGTTCCCTGGAAGCGTTGAACGGGTCGCTCGCCGGCCTGGGCAACGACGAAGTCCAGGTGCGCGTGATCGGTGGTGGTGTTGGTGGTATCACCGAAAGCGACGCCAACCTGGCGCTGGCTTCGAATGCAGTACTGTTCGGCTTCAACGTGCGTGCCGATGCCGGCGCGCGCAAGATCGTCGAGCAGGAAGGTCTGGATATGCGTTACTACAACGTGATCTACGACATCATCGAAGACGTCAAGAAGGCCCTGACCGGCATGCTCGGCAGCGATGTTCGCGAGAACATCCTGGGTGTCGCCGAAGTGCGTGACGTGTTCCGTTCGCCGAAGTTCGGCGCCATCGCTGGCTGTATGGTCATCGAAGGTACCGTGTACCGTAACCGTCCGATCCGCGTTCTGCGCGAAGACGTGGTTATCTTCGAAGGCGAGCTGGAATCGCTGCGTCGCTTCAAGGACGACGCCGCCGAAGTGCGTAGCGGCATGGAGTGCGGTATTGGCGTCAAGAGCTACAACGACGTCAAGGTCGGTGACAAGATCGAAGTCTTCGAGAAAGTCCAGGTGGCTCGTACCCTTTAA
- the rpsO gene encoding 30S ribosomal protein S15 gives MALSVEEKAQIVTDYQQAAGDTGSPEVQVALLTANINKLQGHFKANGKDHHSRRGLIRMVNQRRKLLDYLKGKDTTRYSALIGRLGLRR, from the coding sequence ATGGCCCTCAGCGTTGAAGAAAAAGCTCAAATCGTTACCGACTACCAGCAAGCTGCTGGCGACACTGGTAGCCCGGAAGTTCAGGTTGCTCTGCTGACCGCGAACATCAACAAGCTGCAAGGCCACTTCAAGGCCAACGGTAAAGACCACCACTCGCGTCGTGGCCTGATCCGCATGGTAAACCAGCGTCGTAAGCTGCTGGACTACCTGAAGGGCAAAGACACCACTCGTTACAGCGCCCTGATCGGTCGCCTGGGCCTGCGTCGCTAA
- the rimP gene encoding ribosome maturation factor RimP — protein sequence MSSKLEQLQALLAPVVEGLGYQCWGIEFVSQGKHSVLRIYIDKDGGILVEDCEAVSRQASAILDVEDPISSEYTLEVSSPGMDRPLFTLEQFASHAGEQVKIKLRSPFEGRRNFQGLLRGVEEQDVVVQVDNQEFLLPIDSIDKANIIPSFD from the coding sequence GTGTCGAGCAAGCTAGAACAGTTGCAGGCCTTGTTGGCCCCGGTTGTCGAGGGTCTGGGCTATCAGTGCTGGGGGATCGAATTCGTTTCCCAGGGTAAGCATTCGGTACTGCGCATCTACATCGACAAAGACGGCGGCATCCTGGTGGAGGACTGCGAAGCGGTCAGTCGTCAGGCCAGCGCCATTCTCGATGTGGAAGATCCAATCAGCAGTGAGTACACCCTCGAGGTGTCTTCTCCAGGCATGGATCGCCCACTGTTCACTCTGGAACAGTTTGCCTCGCATGCCGGCGAACAAGTGAAGATCAAGCTGCGCTCACCCTTCGAGGGTCGTCGTAACTTCCAGGGCCTTCTCCGCGGTGTGGAGGAGCAGGATGTGGTTGTCCAGGTGGACAATCAGGAGTTCCTGTTGCCGATCGACTCGATCGACAAGGCCAATATTATTCCCAGTTTTGACTGA
- the truB gene encoding tRNA pseudouridine(55) synthase TruB produces MAQVKRIRRNVSGIILLDKPLGFTSNAALQKVRWLLNAEKAGHTGSLDPLATGVLPLCFGEATKFSQYLLDSDKGYETVMQMGQTTNTGDAEGEVLQTREVTVGRADIEAVLPRFRGPISQIPPMYSALKRDGQPLYKLARAGEVVEREARSVTINRLELLECEGTRARLSVGCSKGTYIRTLVEDIGEALGCGAYVAELRRTQAGPFALAQTVTLEALEQAHAEGGNEALDRFLMPSDSGLQDWPMVCLSEHSAFYWLHGQAVRAPDAPQFGMVRVQDHNARFIGIGEVSEDGRIAPRRLIRSE; encoded by the coding sequence GTGGCCCAGGTCAAACGTATCCGCCGCAATGTCAGCGGCATCATCCTGCTCGACAAGCCTTTGGGCTTTACGTCCAACGCCGCCCTGCAAAAGGTGCGCTGGCTGCTCAACGCGGAAAAGGCCGGCCATACTGGCAGCCTCGACCCGCTGGCAACCGGCGTGCTGCCACTGTGCTTTGGCGAGGCGACCAAGTTTTCGCAGTACCTGCTCGATTCCGACAAGGGCTACGAAACCGTCATGCAGATGGGGCAGACTACCAACACCGGCGATGCCGAAGGTGAGGTGCTGCAGACCCGCGAGGTGACCGTTGGTCGTGCCGACATCGAGGCAGTACTGCCACGATTTCGTGGCCCTATCAGCCAGATACCGCCGATGTACTCGGCGCTCAAGCGTGACGGCCAGCCACTTTACAAGCTGGCGCGTGCAGGAGAGGTAGTGGAGCGCGAGGCGCGTTCTGTTACTATTAACCGCTTGGAGTTGCTGGAGTGTGAAGGCACCCGTGCACGGCTGAGCGTAGGATGCAGCAAAGGCACCTATATCCGCACCCTGGTGGAGGATATCGGCGAGGCCCTTGGTTGCGGCGCCTATGTCGCCGAACTGCGCAGGACCCAGGCCGGGCCCTTTGCGCTGGCACAGACCGTCACGCTCGAAGCGCTCGAACAGGCCCATGCCGAAGGTGGCAACGAAGCGCTCGATCGCTTCCTGATGCCCTCGGACAGCGGTCTGCAGGACTGGCCCATGGTGTGCCTGTCCGAGCACAGTGCGTTCTACTGGCTGCATGGGCAGGCAGTACGCGCGCCGGACGCGCCACAGTTTGGCATGGTCCGGGTACAGGATCACAATGCGCGCTTCATCGGTATCGGTGAAGTGAGCGAAGACGGGCGTATTGCGCCGCGTCGGCTGATTCGGTCGGAATGA
- the rbfA gene encoding 30S ribosome-binding factor RbfA, whose amino-acid sequence MAKEYSRTQRIGDQMQRELAELIRREVKDPRVGLVTITAVDVSRDLGHAKVFITVMGEETPDAVKQSLKALNSAASFLRLHLGRSMQLRSVPQLHFHFDESVSRGVHLSALIERAVAEDRLHKDTDELDTKE is encoded by the coding sequence ATGGCCAAAGAATACAGCCGTACCCAACGTATCGGCGATCAGATGCAGCGCGAGCTGGCCGAGCTGATCCGTCGCGAAGTCAAGGATCCACGTGTCGGTCTGGTTACCATCACCGCCGTGGACGTCAGCCGTGACCTGGGCCATGCCAAGGTGTTCATCACCGTCATGGGCGAGGAAACGCCAGATGCCGTGAAGCAGTCGTTGAAGGCACTGAACAGTGCTGCCAGCTTCCTGCGTCTGCACCTTGGCCGCTCGATGCAACTGCGCAGCGTGCCGCAGCTGCACTTCCACTTCGATGAAAGCGTCAGCCGCGGTGTGCACCTGTCGGCGCTGATCGAGCGTGCAGTGGCCGAAGACCGCCTGCACAAGGATACCGACGAGCTGGACACCAAGGAGTAA
- the pnp gene encoding polyribonucleotide nucleotidyltransferase, which translates to MNPVIKTFQFGQSTVTLETGRIARQATGAVLVTVDNDVTVLVTVVGAKQADPGKGFFPLSVHYQEKTYAAGKIPGGFFKREGRPSEKETLTSRLIDRPIRPLFPEGFMNEVQVVCTVVSTSKKTDPDIAAMIGTSAALAISGIPFEGPIGAARVAFHESTGYLLNPTYEQLAASSLDMVVAGTSDAVLMVESEAQELTEDQMLGAVLFAHDEFQAVIQAVKELAAEAGKPTWDWKPAVANTELFNAIRAEFGEAVSQGYTITVKADRYARLGELRDQAIAKFSGEEGQPSAAEVKEIFGEIEYRTVRENIVNGKPRIDGRDTKTVRPLNIEVGVLPKTHGSALFTRGETQALVVATLGTARDAQLLDTLEGEKKDPFMLHYNFPPFSVGECGRMGGAGRREIGHGRLARRSVQAMLPAADVFPYTIRVVSEITESNGSSSMASVCGASLALMDAGVPMKAPVAGIAMGLVKEGEKFAVLTDILGDEDHLGDMDFKVAGTAKGVTALQMDIKIKGITEEIMEIALGQALEARLNILGQMNQIIGQSRTELSANAPTMIAMKIDTDKIRDVIGKGGATIRAICEETKASIDIEDDGSIKIFGETKEAAEAAKQRILGITAEAEIGKIYVGKVERIVDFGAFVNILPGKDGLVHISMLSDARVEKVTDILKEGQEVEVLVLDVDNRGRIKLSIKDVAAAKASGV; encoded by the coding sequence GTGAACCCGGTAATCAAGACATTCCAGTTCGGTCAGTCGACCGTTACTCTCGAAACGGGCCGTATTGCCCGTCAGGCAACCGGCGCCGTGCTGGTTACCGTCGACAACGACGTCACCGTGCTGGTGACCGTGGTAGGTGCCAAACAGGCTGATCCAGGCAAGGGTTTCTTCCCGCTGTCGGTTCACTACCAGGAAAAGACCTACGCCGCCGGCAAGATCCCGGGTGGCTTCTTCAAGCGTGAAGGCCGTCCTTCCGAGAAAGAGACCCTGACCTCGCGCCTGATCGACCGTCCGATCCGTCCGCTGTTCCCGGAAGGCTTCATGAACGAAGTGCAGGTCGTCTGCACCGTGGTTTCCACCAGCAAGAAGACCGACCCGGACATCGCCGCGATGATCGGTACCTCGGCTGCCCTGGCCATTTCCGGTATTCCGTTCGAAGGCCCGATCGGCGCCGCCCGCGTTGCCTTCCACGAGAGCACCGGCTACCTGCTGAACCCGACCTACGAGCAACTGGCTGCCTCGAGCCTGGACATGGTCGTTGCCGGTACCTCCGACGCCGTACTGATGGTTGAATCGGAAGCTCAAGAGCTGACCGAAGACCAGATGCTGGGTGCCGTACTGTTCGCCCACGACGAATTCCAGGCTGTTATCCAGGCTGTCAAAGAGCTGGCTGCCGAAGCTGGCAAGCCAACCTGGGACTGGAAACCTGCCGTTGCCAACACCGAGCTGTTCAACGCTATCCGCGCCGAGTTCGGCGAAGCGGTTTCGCAGGGCTACACCATCACCGTCAAGGCTGACCGCTATGCGCGCCTGGGCGAGCTGCGTGATCAGGCCATCGCCAAGTTCTCCGGTGAAGAAGGCCAGCCTTCGGCTGCCGAAGTAAAAGAAATCTTCGGCGAAATCGAATACCGCACCGTTCGCGAAAACATCGTTAACGGCAAACCGCGTATCGATGGCCGCGACACCAAGACCGTTCGTCCGCTGAACATCGAAGTAGGTGTTCTGCCGAAGACCCACGGTTCGGCGCTGTTCACCCGTGGCGAGACTCAGGCACTGGTCGTTGCGACCCTGGGTACTGCCCGTGACGCACAGCTGCTGGATACCCTCGAAGGCGAGAAAAAAGACCCGTTCATGCTGCACTACAACTTCCCGCCGTTCTCGGTAGGTGAGTGTGGCCGTATGGGTGGTGCTGGCCGTCGCGAAATCGGTCACGGTCGTCTGGCTCGTCGTTCGGTACAGGCCATGCTGCCGGCCGCTGACGTGTTCCCGTACACCATTCGCGTCGTTTCGGAAATCACCGAGTCCAACGGTTCCAGCTCCATGGCGTCGGTCTGTGGCGCTTCCCTGGCGCTGATGGACGCGGGTGTGCCGATGAAGGCACCGGTTGCCGGTATCGCCATGGGCCTGGTCAAGGAAGGCGAGAAGTTCGCCGTTCTGACCGACATCCTGGGTGATGAAGACCACCTGGGCGACATGGACTTCAAGGTAGCCGGTACCGCCAAAGGCGTGACCGCGCTGCAGATGGACATCAAGATCAAAGGCATCACCGAAGAGATCATGGAAATCGCCCTGGGCCAGGCCCTGGAAGCGCGCCTGAACATCCTCGGCCAGATGAACCAGATCATTGGTCAGTCGCGTACCGAGCTGTCGGCCAACGCCCCGACCATGATCGCGATGAAGATCGACACCGACAAGATCCGTGACGTCATCGGTAAAGGCGGCGCCACCATTCGTGCCATCTGTGAAGAGACCAAGGCTTCGATCGACATCGAAGACGACGGCTCGATCAAGATCTTCGGCGAAACCAAGGAAGCGGCAGAGGCTGCCAAGCAGCGCATCCTGGGCATCACCGCCGAGGCCGAAATCGGCAAGATCTACGTGGGCAAGGTTGAGCGTATCGTCGACTTCGGCGCCTTCGTCAACATCCTGCCTGGCAAGGACGGCCTGGTGCACATCTCCATGCTGAGCGATGCTCGCGTCGAGAAAGTCACCGACATCCTGAAAGAAGGCCAGGAAGTCGAAGTACTGGTACTGGACGTGGACAACCGCGGCCGTATCAAGCTATCGATCAAAGACGTTGCCGCGGCCAAGGCCTCGGGCGTCTAA
- the nusA gene encoding transcription termination factor NusA yields MSKEVLLVVESVSNEKGVPPGVIFEALEVALATATKKRFEDEVDLRVEINRHTGSYETFRRWTVVDEADLDDPAIETWLDKIKDTHPEAKIGDVIEEKIESIEFGRIAAQTAKQVIVQKVREAERAQVVDAYRERVGEIISGTVKKVTRDNVIVDLGNNAEALLAREDIIPRETFRVGVRLRALLKEIRTENRGPQLILSRTAPQMLIELFRIEVPEIAEGLIEVMAASRDPGSRAKIAVRSKDKRIDPQGACIGMRGSRVQAVSGELGGERVDIVLWDDNPAQFVINAMSPAEVAAIIVDEDAHAMDIAVAEDNLAQAIGRGGQNVRLASQLTGWTLNVMTEKDIQAKQQAETGDILRNFIDELEVDEELAQVLVDEGFTSLEEIAYVPLEEMLNIDGFDEDIVNELRARAKDRLLTKAIATEEKLADAHPAEDLLSLEGMDKDLAAELAVRGVVNREDLAEQSIDDLLDIDGIDEERAGKLIMAARAHWFE; encoded by the coding sequence ATGAGCAAAGAAGTACTGCTGGTTGTTGAATCGGTATCCAACGAAAAAGGTGTACCGCCCGGCGTCATTTTCGAAGCGCTGGAGGTGGCCCTGGCCACTGCGACCAAAAAACGTTTTGAAGACGAAGTTGATCTGCGTGTGGAAATCAACCGCCACACCGGTAGCTACGAGACCTTCCGTCGCTGGACCGTGGTCGACGAAGCCGATCTTGACGACCCGGCGATCGAAACCTGGTTGGACAAGATCAAGGACACTCATCCGGAAGCCAAGATTGGTGACGTGATCGAGGAGAAGATCGAGTCCATCGAGTTCGGTCGTATCGCCGCCCAGACCGCCAAGCAGGTCATCGTGCAGAAGGTCCGTGAGGCCGAGCGTGCCCAGGTGGTCGATGCCTACCGCGAACGCGTAGGCGAGATCATTTCCGGTACCGTCAAAAAGGTTACCCGCGACAACGTCATCGTTGACCTGGGCAACAACGCCGAGGCCTTGCTGGCCCGCGAAGATATCATTCCGCGCGAAACCTTCCGTGTGGGTGTGCGCCTGCGTGCACTGCTCAAGGAAATTCGCACTGAAAACCGTGGTCCTCAGCTGATCCTGTCGCGCACCGCGCCACAGATGCTGATCGAGCTTTTCCGCATTGAAGTGCCGGAAATTGCCGAGGGCCTCATTGAAGTCATGGCTGCCTCCCGTGATCCGGGTTCGCGAGCCAAGATCGCCGTCCGCTCCAAGGACAAGCGCATCGACCCGCAAGGCGCCTGTATCGGCATGCGTGGTTCGCGCGTCCAAGCTGTATCCGGGGAGTTGGGTGGTGAGCGTGTGGATATCGTCCTCTGGGACGATAACCCGGCGCAGTTCGTCATCAACGCCATGTCGCCGGCTGAAGTCGCGGCGATCATCGTTGATGAAGATGCCCATGCCATGGACATCGCCGTCGCCGAGGATAACCTGGCCCAGGCCATTGGTCGTGGCGGTCAGAACGTTCGTCTTGCCAGTCAGTTGACCGGCTGGACGCTGAACGTGATGACCGAGAAGGACATTCAGGCCAAGCAGCAGGCCGAAACCGGTGACATCCTGCGCAATTTCATTGATGAGCTGGAAGTCGACGAGGAGCTGGCCCAAGTGCTGGTCGACGAAGGCTTTACCAGCCTCGAAGAAATTGCCTACGTACCGTTGGAAGAAATGCTCAACATCGATGGCTTTGACGAAGATATCGTCAATGAGCTCCGCGCTCGAGCCAAGGACCGTTTGTTGACCAAGGCCATCGCTACCGAAGAAAAACTGGCAGACGCCCACCCGGCCGAAGACCTGCTCTCTCTTGAGGGTATGGACAAAGACCTGGCGGCTGAACTGGCGGTGCGCGGCGTGGTTAACCGCGAAGACCTGGCCGAGCAGTCGATCGACGATCTGCTCGACATCGACGGCATCGACGAAGAGCGTGCCGGCAAGTTGATCATGGCCGCCCGAGCCCATTGGTTCGAGTAA